The DNA region AAAAGCGTGCATAACCAGCGGTAAGCAGCTAGATAAATTAGTTAAAGCTTGATATGAATGTTAAAGTGTTCTGTTTCTAAGAATGATGACTTGTGTTCAACATTACACACTGTTTTCTCTTCCATTTTTAGCATTGAGCGCCTTTGGCGTGACATATGGATGGCAGTTACAAACATCTATTATGATGTTTTGCACAGCCTTGAAGAGGAAGGATTACTAGAGCCAACCAACAGCCTTCACCTCTTTTGCTGTCAGTTTGTGTTCCTGCCTCGTCTCCAGGCCAGCCTTGACTCCTTTACTAGTGGGTGGAATAACCATCCTCTCCGCACAGAGAGTAATAGAAGCCCAGACCAGTTGTGGGAAATTGGACTCCTGCAAAACCCTGTCCCTCCTCCAGTCCAATCTGAGGTATTTTAAGAATTTGTGTCTTTTAATGTATGTAATGTTTTCAAGCAAGATATTGCCCCAATGTCCATAACCTATTACCAACCTTTAACAGATTGCACAAGACGACGACTCTGACTGGGACACAGACCGTATCTCTGACCAGCCGTGGACAGGAATTGTAGTTCCTCCAGTCGAATGCCCCTTAACTGAAGAACTTAAGGCccaaattcaaactttttttaaccCAACCTCACACTCTCAAAACTATGGAAGAGACAAGTATTTAGAAGTTTTGAATTTTGTTCTGCTTCATTCTTAATTGACACTAAATCAATCATTGAAATGACTAGTGACCAAATGATCCATTTAGAAGCAAATTAACATCCAattcaataaaaaacaaacaagttgACATTgcatgcttgttttattttttgtattggcTATATTTAAAGCAGAAAAAGACTTGTATAACAACTTGTGTTCTCTTAACACATGCATTAAgatataaaattttacaatatgtaaCACGTTGTGTTCTCTACACATACACAGTAAATTTCAAAACCATAAGAACATTTACCAATGTATAAAAGGTTTTTTTCCTGAACATGTACAATTCCATACATTAAGCAGCATTTTAAATTCTGTTAAAACCGTCGTCAAACTGAATGGCTTGCAACATGACTGATTTAAAAGAACTGTAGTCACCCATGTGTACTGtgggaaatgtaatttttctgGCACAGGCACTTACAACTGGGAAGCATATTTTATGTTCTGGCATCCTCTGCATACACTCATGGTCAAAATGAAGAGAAATTTTGAATTCTTTAAGTTCTGACATTAGAAGAGGTTTGTGTCCCTGGCCAGTGAGCCATTGCATAACACCGGGGACAGTTAAGGGCAGGATGTCTCCGTCAGGGTTATCCTCTACAAGCAAAAGAACTTGTTATCTCTAGGGTTGGTATTGTCTGAATtagatcaattacattttaacattaatttgtgtaatctgcagtttttttaacaatatttatactAAATCAACTGTCAGTTCATACATACCACAGCTTTCAATTTCTTGGAGAAAGTCTTGCAGAAAGTTGATTATAGCTGTTTCATAAGTCTCTCGTACTGATCCCTTCTCCGACATTTTCGGAAGAATGTTCTGCATGATGAAGTCTGCATCAGCCTGTGGGGGGGGAAAAATCCATTTTCAGgtacatatacacatatgcatttgacttttatccaaagctactttaTTACTATAATAACATTTGTTTTAAGTATGTGCAATCCCTGAGATCGAACCCAAGCCCTTGGGCTATGCTAGCACTGTTATCTAACCAATAAGCTACAGGAAACCATTACTGAGGTATTAAGAGCAATCCATTTTCTactattattttttgtaaggAACAAAGTGTTTGACTATTTTTCAACTTAgcaaataataattttcctatatataatattcctaaaataaaaccatttctaaAATGAAATACAAGATATAGGCAAAAATGTTATTCCAGTTAGTGATACCTTATCATCATCATCCACATCAGGGACAAAGAACTGGTGGCAAAGTCCTGAATGGTTTTCCAGGATGTCCACGAAATTGTAGACTTCAAGACCTTTTCGGATTTGCTTCAACAAAGGGAACAAACGTAGAGTTGCATGCAGCACAATTGATCTGAAAAAAGAACCAGGAAATTCTAGCATAATATAGACAGTGTTGTGGCTAATCAGTATATCTGGTAGGCAGCAAAATTAAAACCGTTTGCAAGGTTTCAAATGTAAAGAAGTTATAACACTTTTTCTGACCTTATTATGGCCTCTTTGTTCTCAGGTTTAATGGCCCCAGTAAAACCACAGTCAATTATTTGATCATTCCATGCAGAGAGATCGGTTTCTTCTTCCTCCACCTGAAAACACAAACACGTAAAATGGTGTGCTTGCGTAGAAATAAAGCTTTTATGAAATCagattttatttggaaaaaaattactacctttttaatcaaattataaaGTTCAGCATCATCCACATCATCTATAGTGAGAGTTGATTCATCCAAGTCTCCAGATGAGAGATAATCAAAGCACCACGGCCTCAAGAAACGGGGGGCAGGCCCACCCTGAGCGAGACTAACCGAAAACACTTCTCCAGCAGTcctgaaagaaaaaatacaaagtaatattTAGTTGTATGCAAAAATGACAACTGACATGTtactataatgtaaaatattactaaCTTAAAAAATCCATTCTCCAGATTACTTAGGGAGTAGATGGGGCTCTTCCCTCTCTGGTGTCCTCTATGCTCAAAGAGGTGTTTCTCAATCTCACCAATCAAATCtacaaacaaatatacaaatgtacATGTTAAAAAAGAATGTTATTTACTACATTGTACAATTATAAGCACATTAAAACATACCAAATCTCATAATGACACATGTGGTAACTGTTTATTGTTTTTCTAAACTTTAAATTGTTACGATGAATTTAAAAACCTAATAATGTGATTGTGAACCTAACTTGCCTGAAAGAAATTCCTTACGAATGGCACCTGTGTCAACACCTGCTTCCCCCAAAAATGTTACACGCAAAGTATTGCCCGGGGTTCCTCTCTTTTGTCTTTGCCACTGCACCATAGCTCTTTGATAGAAGTCAGTTCGAGAAACACAGATCTTGAAATCCTTGCTGTCATCTACCCTTCTTGCCAACAAACGCAATACATCATCTGGACTATAAAAACAGGATAAAAAGATTAGTAAAGAATTCAGATGTCTCAGGgttgttaaaatgtaataaatagacTGTACCATTTCATGTCTGGGCCTTGGTGTTGCTGTACTGGTGTGCCACACGGAGGACTGCTCTCATAATCCAGTGTCTGTAATATACTGAGTATATACCCAATGGTTAGATTGACTTCTTAGAACATTTACAACATGTTATATACACTTATAAtacctaaaacatgtttttaatacataccttattaaatgtctgtaaatgaaataacttttcaaatcattaaaaatgaCCTATCTCCACAAACACTTGCATGCATGGGCAACTCTGTCTGTGAAAATGTGTCTAAACAAATGGGACACTGTCCCTCATCCTATAATGGCAAAAGGACAACTGATTAAGTATTATACAATAAAATCCCAATTAAAACACAATTGGTTATTTCCAAAATCCAATTTGTTTAATTGGTCACTTTAAATACTTTGGTCACCAAGTATTTTGCAAGATCTAAACAAGCACTCgctgtttcagtttttttaactttacaaaaaacattCTGATTCAGTTCTAAATGTTTAGTAAATTGTATTGACTTCTAACATTTGTGTAGtgttttaaaactataaaaatagggCATTCTTCTCAACCAGTGTTATTTACCTCTTGCAAAATGGTCTTTATGTACCAATGAGAGACAGTATAATTacaatcaattaatcaaaagtgcTTGACAATAAGGCACTACAAAGAAAATACCATTACCGTTAGTAATAAAATCTTAACATGGCATCTAATTAATTTTACTAACTGCACCGGTCCTTATGcacttatattaaaattaaaacctcaCCTCAAAACTTGTGGTGGGTGTAGGAGAACAAGTTTGTATTGAAGTGGTGGGTGTAGGTGTAGAAGCTGGGGCTGTAGGGGTAACTGCTCTGGTAATCTCACCAACTACttttacatcatcatcatcatcttcagtaGTCTGAAATGACAAAACGAGATATATATTCTGCCTAAAAGAAAACTTAactgaaaaacaacatttgtgtAAATGTTGTGTAAACAACATACCTCATCATTAGCTGACTGTGTGCAGCCACCACAAGATTTAACATGCAAGTACAAAACTGGTAGTGGCATTGTGGTTTTACAAGTACGACACTCAACCTTTGGCATCTTCGCAAACTCTTCTGCTGAGAATGGCAGTGGATCAAGACATAACTCATCTTGAAGAGGGACCATATACAGTGCTGTTCTTCCAGCGGTGGTAGCCATTTTGAGAAGGCTGCCTGTATAACCCTCTGAGTCTGGAGGGACAACAGTAAGCTTTCTTCTTCCATTCCCACCTgataatttaaaaacacattaacaaatcCAGCAATAAAAGGTCTTTACTATATAATTGGGCTTTATACTGTAGTTAAAATGATGTCAAAAAACAGTGCTTCCCATATTCTATTAACACTTCCCTGTGTACTATTATTAAAAAAGGATGTAGCCTGGGATTTAAGGTTAGAATGCCCGGGGAAATGTTCAATTAATAACTACCTATGGAAATTACTTACACTACAGTATACTCTACTCAGATATTCATGTTTGTGTCTGTTCTGGTAGACAGTACAGCATACCTGGTGCCTTATAAAGTAACCACCCTCCAGTAAGTGACTTCATCTTTGGAAATTCAGCTTCAAGGAGCTTGcataactgaaataaacatgaaacagAACAAGGGTTCTCAAACAACCACACAAAGTAAAAACTAAATCTTTATCACATTGAAAATTTTACGTgcatttgtttgtcatttttatacatACTAATTCACATTTTACTATGTTTAGCCTAAGCAAATTATGTTCATTCATCTCAGCATGTTTTGAAAGTGGAATATTACTTTGAAgcagttaattatatattattcgcAGGGTGATATAGAAATAATCCTGCTCTAAAATCAGATGGCACAAACTAACAAATTAGATTGTACTATAAAATGAACTTACATCCGAATGGTTCACATTGGATGAAATTGTAATCACCCGTTTTCCTAGTCCGGCCTGGAGTAGTTCAAGCTCTTCAGAAGGTGTGGGTGAGGTGTCAGTGTTGCTGCTCATTAAATATATGGAAACAGCAAATGGTTTCCAAGGTGTGGCTTTCACATGTATTTGTGGATTTGGAGTTTTCTTCTTTGATTTTTTAAACATCCCAGGAAAAGAtctacaaataataaaacaatgttaattataatattaaacattcaaaagacaattgttaaaataattagaTGTGGATGCGGCAACCTGGCCATATCCTGCTCTATTCGAGGCTGAGAAATAGCAGGAGGCTGCTGTCGTTGTTGTGGCTGCTGCTGCTGACCCTGAGCTGACTGAATCTGACCAAGGCTTTGGGTCAGAAGACCTATTAAATTCTGTGCAGCTGTACAGACATCTGAATATTCTCTCTGTTAAATATGTCATGACAAAATCATATAGGATTATCTAGATAAGGGGTTTTATACTCAGTTCCTGCAGGGctgcagctctgcacagtttagctcaaaccctaatcaaacacatctgattcagctaatcaagatcttcaggattactagaaacctcCAAACAGGTGTGGGATGGAGCTGGTttgagctaaactgtgcagagctgtggccctccaggaattgagtttcacACAACTGATCTAGAACAAGTGCATTAACAATGTATCATATAAACATCACAGCTTTTAAACATAGTCTATAGGGATGTGACCTACTGTATATAAATCAACTTGTTCGGAATCAGAAAGAGGTTTATTTCAAATtatgtttgcacatacaaggcatttgttttcaatttacagtatattttgagAAACACCTTTGGCATCGCTTATAGTCCATAATACAACTAGGGCGTggagaataataattattatttattaattaattataaaacaacGTGAAAGGTGTGCATATTGAGAGAAATGTACAGCCGCCGACACACTTAACGTTGCGTCGGCGATTAGCTAATCGCCACATTAATTGATCTCTAACTTACTTAACTTGAGCAAACGCGCTGATACACATAGTTACATATAGTTATCAGTCTATCTAGTGAACTTGAAGAAAGCGATCAATAATACATACCTGTGATCCATCACTCGCATGTCTCTGCTCTGCCATTTCGATCGATCCACTCGGTCTGGGGCTCGCGCTGATGACGTAACAAGAAGGACGCGCCTTCCCTTCATCCCTTGTACACACCCTAACGGCTCTGAGACACACCCCAACCTCTTGACCCCTCCCCCACGTCAAATCAGGGACACAAAGCGAGGCACATAGAAAaatgaagcgcaaaggaaaaCTTGCGCCGCAGAGGCACGGATGACTGAAACGCGGATTTAAAGGAGCGGCGCAAAGGGAAATATGTGTTGCAAAGTCAATGCTGCTGAAGTTTTACTTtgctaaactttatttttttctcccagtggttaacttttcttttgcaattatattttttacttgcaaaaaagtattttttttctcaatactctatttttatttgcaaaacatattttttttttgcaaaacatttttttttttttgcaaaacattgttttattttgcagaTATATACGGCCCTATTTTGACTCCAtatccctcctctttagcccggaggacacggtgtccgtgatttccaacaagaatgtcaaatttggactcgtctgaccataaaacactattccacttcgaaatagtccattttaaatgagccttggcccacaggacacgacggcgcttctggaccatgttcacatatggcttcctttagAGCTTTAGTTGgaatctgctgatggcacggcggattgtgtttaccgacagtggtttctgaaagtattcctgggcccatttagtaatgtgattgacacaatcatgccgatgagtgatgaagtgtcgtctgagagcccgaagaccacgggcatccaataaaggtctccggccttgtcccttacgcacagagatttctccagtttctctgaatcttttgatgatgttatgcagtgtagatgatgagatttgcaaagccttttcaatttgacgttgaggaacattgtttttaaagttttccacaatttttttacgcagtctttcacagattggagagcctctgcccatctttacttctgagagactctgcttctctaagacaaagcttttatagctaatcatgttacagacctgatatcaattaacttacttaatcactagatgttctcccagctgaatcttttcaaaactgcttgcttttttagccatttgttgcccccgtgccaacttttttgagacctgtagcaggcattaaattttaaatgagctaattaagtggataaaagtgtaaaatttctcagtttaaacatttgctacgttatctatgttctattgtgaataaaatattggctcatgtgatttgaaattcctttagttttcattttattaaaattttaaaaaacgtcccaacttttccggaattcgggttgtagttctaGTGATTGAGTTTGAGTGCTGATAAACAGTCCAAAAGCACTGGGAGATTTTTATTGTTCATATTACttcattttctttgtttgttccagacagacagtcagtcgGTACATtagtgaggtttttttttcagtgaaccattcTGTAGGTGGTGACAAGTGTCTGTCtatgagtgagtcattaaatcattcattcaGCCAGTTTGTTCAAAcatactgattcattcagaaacaaaactAGTGACTGGCTGCTCACATACTCTCTAAATAGGTAATCCTTGTGACTGTTTAAAAAGTATGTTCTATGTAGTATGAATGTAATCTGGAAAagctagttaaagggatagttcacccaaaaatgaaaattaccatgATTTACTCAATGCGTGAATGCTTGTCCAGATTTTGAAGtcccaaaaaagtgcatccatccatcatagaAAGTACTCCAAACAGCTCCGGGGGGTTAATAAATGACTTCTGAAGCGAAGCAATTTATTTGTGtaagaataatatatttttttaaaacttgtgTAACCATAATCTCTAGCTCACGTCATATTCACAAGAGAGTGTCGTTTTAGAGGATGATGTAGGCGTAGTGTAAACTGGTGAGAAATGCTAGTCTCGCAAGAGCCAAGTTTGatttacagcaaaggaaaaccagtctcctcttggctcatatcaaaatcaaaaaattatatcaattaatcaaaaaaaatatatacataaacatattgtttttttaacaaatccttgttttgttcttTTAGTTCGTGGCTGGGTTTTGCATTAACTCTCTCATCTGCATTTCTGCGTTCATCACTTCTCACCTAGTCTCGCGTAGCCAGAGCTTCAGACACATGGCTGAAGGTCTGAAATATTAGCTCTCATTGGCCAAGGCCTGCCTATGAGGCCGTTTGACAGACATGACAAACCACCagtcacagtttgtttcattcagcATCACATTTCGGGGTGTGGAAATGTCACACACATTTATAGAatagtgtgtaaaactcttgcatgtattttaaagattctatgctgcaaactttaaatatttattaaaatatatgttaaacACACCTAACCATCATACTGTATGTTCTCCCTCATCTACTTGTGAATCCGATCaaccaaaatgcattttaataccaAGTGTAAACAGGGCCTTGAAAAAAGTATTATTGATCAAGGGTTAAGGAAAGGTATGAAtctggaaacctgtttgaaaacagtcattatgtcTTACCTCTAggatagagttgtgacgttcgcgaacgaaccgattcttttgaacggctcataaacatgaacgatgggagccgagtcgcggctggaggggagccgttctttctgtcgttcttttatcctatgcgtgtttcacacagatgcacacaaatgagctcctccgcgagacagaacagttgtagggggaggggcgcacccagcgcaggccaaccctttatagcgtgttgatattagttattagttgtgcacgcatccttcacgtccttcacatcctgcgtgcctctgtcattgggtaggagcgttgaaaaacagctgttttgcacagacatttattgcagcccactttgttattgttcattgacttgaaggggctgatgtttgcaaagtttacagtagtaattgtatgtagacatttccattttatttattctaactttaaatattttttgttttctatcaaaatgttcttgtgtggaagtgtttgtagtaaaagctgttttgcacataaattcattgcagccggctttctttttgatgtttattcgtgagtaggtattgtatgaataacataagtcaacgtagctttacacacacacactttgtactaaaggtaaatccaaaatagtgatgtcactgtctaagcagagggatttgtgcaaccctatggaatatagtccacacatgacaaatgaggtaataatcaatatttcagaataattcaaactcagatattggtgtgtgatatctgagttttaattatttgactacaaatctcacctcatcattcttcccagtgattatttccaggataaactgagatggcaccaagctggcttcttaaaactgactaaatatttaaaagagccaaaagagccgttcttttgaacggctctttgaaaggaacggatcgcgaagatccggatcccctcaaagagccataaatcccatcactactcTAGGAATACCTTCATGAAGTATCTTTACAGGCATGAAGGATTATCAAAATATTTGTTCTTGTTCATTAGTTCAATGCTTGTTTCAGTTCTGTTTACTGTAGTTtaagtgtctctgtgtctttttaCCAATCCCGCAACACTTTGTGTGTGCAGTTTGGATAGTCTTCTGCGTTGTGGTGTGACGTTTGCTGACACCATGGTTGTGGTGGACAAAGAGAGCTCCATGATCGCTGAGGAGGATTACATGGCTGATGCCAAGACCATTGTTAATGTTCAGACGCTCTTCAGGTAGGTCCTTCTACATGTACGTCTTCAGCTTGAAACATCTGGGGACTTGACACTCTCTCCTCGCTGTTTCTCAAAGGCTTTTTCCAGCTCTCAGTATCATAACTGAACTCACCCACCCAGCCAACATGCGCTTCATGCAGTTCAAAGTGAAAGACCACTATTCTCTAGCTCTCTCCAAACTGGAGAAGGTGAGACACgaatacagtacagtataaaaCACATTTGCCTTTTCTAAACAGTCTAATATAACTTATCTCTTATATCTCATCTTTTGCTCCATTTGTGctgtagaaagagagagagagaggctctaACCTGGTGTTCATGTTCAGATTACCGTTTGCAGCTGGGAAGGTGTTTAGTGTCAGTATGTTAGACACTCTGCTGTATCAGGTAACTTAATTGCAGGTGATCCACACATGACTAAACTACAGGTTATTTTTCCTGTCTTCCattatgtaaatacataatgaaattaatataaataatattgacCATATGCTTTTGCACATACTTTGTCTCTGgccaaatacaaatataaatgtgaTGTGTGGGAAACCATTTCAGGAATTGTCATACTGAGTGACTGTGATTCATGCTTTAATAATTGTTCAtctttgtattttaaatttttcacTGCTATAATTAATATACAAACGCATTTATGCTTCCAAAAAAAAGTTCCTTGTCAAATTACAGTGTCATAGAATAAGCTAAGATGATTTTCCAGTATTGACAAGCGATGAAAGAATGGAAGTCATTAATTTCCATTGGAAAGTAATACAGAAGCTGCACTGAGTTCCAATCAAATCCAATGTATGTGCAATTTTCAGATTTTAAATGTAATCATAACTCTGAACACAATGTCTTACCAATTTACCAATATTTCTgaacaatatttattatatatagctTACTGTATATACACTACATTATTACAGATACTCCTGTGGGCTGCTTTTCCAATCAATGAGTTAAAAAGTCTTGAAGCTCTGTCTCAAACTCATGAGTCAATGAGTTTGAATCAATCTGAAGAGATGCTACATCAAATCGTTAAGGAAATGTAatcatgaaatttaatttaattccttACCATTCTCATCACTTATACTCAACAATAGCTATTGAACACTGTATCTCAGATAACTTTCTTTCACATCTATTTAATATGGAGTCTACCCTGCCCCTCAAGAGTCTACTGAAAAATTCACAGAATGACTGAAATACTTGCAGATTCATTAGTGTCTGATTTCATCTTTTGTATGTGTTTCAGTCCTTTGTGAAGGACTACATGATCTCCATCACCAGACTGCTGCTAGGTCTCGACTCCATGCCTGGATCTGGCTTCCTGTGTGCTGTGAGTGCACTCACTCAAATCAATATGCCCATAATGATAGCGGTCATAATGAAATTTATGATATTGATGATAATGAAGATGATATTGCCCTGaatgggaagtcatggcctaatggttagagagtttgactcctaaccctaaggttgtgggtttgagtctcgggctggcaataccacgacttaggtgcccttgagcaagacactgaacccccaactgctccccgggtgctgcagcataaatggctgcccactgctccgggtgtgtgttcacggtgtgtgtgtgtgtgtgtgtgtgtgtgtgtgtgtgtgtgtgtgtgtgtgtgtgtgtgtgtgtgtgtgtgtgtgtgtgttcactgctgtgtttgtgcactttagatgggttaaatgcagagcacgaattctgagtatgggtcaccatacttggctgtatgtcacttcactcacttttcactttcatgttCCTTCTAGATGAAGATCACAGAGGAGGATTTGTGGATTCGCACTTATGGCCGTCTTTACCAGAAGCTGTGCTCGTCGACAGGAGACATTCCCATTGGCATCTACCGCACTGAAGCGCATAAACTGCCCGTCTCAGAGGTACCTGCTTGTGCATATTTCTATCATTACTTGTTATCAATCCGTTTCGGTGGAGGAATGAGTCCACCGTGTGGTTGTTTCAGTCTCAGGTGTCCATCACGGTGGAGGACTACGAGGATACGCGTGAACCCCGCGAGCCTCTGCTCTGCCGCTCCGGTCTTCACCGTAACTCCACGTCGTCTGagcctccctcctcctcatcatcacagGCCATGGACCACCCGCTCCTGAGGAGGAAGAGCATGCAGTGGGCGCGGCGGTTGAGTCGTAAAGGTGGACGGGGGTCCAGCGGGGCCAAGGGAGTGGGGAGCGCCGCCGAGCGCATCAGCCAGCAGAGACTCAGTCTGTTCCGCCGCTCCGAGAGACAGGAGCTCAACGCTTTGGTCCGCACACGCATGAAGCACCTGGGGCTCTCACCATCTGGATTTAGTGAGTGTGCACACCGCTGGGTGATATACTGTAGCTAAAAATATATTGCATATCTAATATCTATGTAAATCAACAGCATTATAGCTGAAAAGATTTgatgatcaaatgtgacagtaaatacatttataatcaaacaaatgatttaaacactttttttattcataaaagcaATAAAATCCTTAGTAAAGGgattgatttccacaaaaatattaatctataaatattaaaatattaatcttaAACTATTTTCAACTAAAGAAATATTTCATAAGCAGGAAaccagcatatcagaatgatttctgaaagatcatgtgacactgaagactgtgagtaatgctgctgaaatacagctttgcatcacaggaatacatttcattttgaaatatattcaaatggaaaaaattgtattttgaattgtaattatattgcataatattaatgtatgtttggtcaaataaatgcagacttggtgagcataatagactttaaaatatgaaaacaaacttttaaacagtagtgtaaacTTTGTAAACATGTAGCAGTATAAAAcaatataacaataattattattataaaatatattacattgataataataatcgtTATGTTCTCTGATACTGATACTCTGAACTTGATACTTCCTTCAGGTCAGTTTACAAAATGAATCGTCCGTTCCCATTCTGTATGTTTATAGTTGTGTTTAGACTGTAATTTATAGTCCTTTGTCCTGCTCTTCTCATGTCAGATGGGATGACAGACCAGGGCAACAGACTGTCTTATATTCTTATCAACCCTTCACCCGACACACGCCTGGAGCTCCATGATGTCGTGTGAGTACGATGACATCACAAGATAGCATTTTAAGGCATTTTGGCATGATTGTTTTATGCAAAATTTGTGCATGCCATGTATTTTTATGCTTGTTAGAGTATTGTATTTGGTTCAGGAAACACTCATGTGGCTGTTTGTGCAACAAATCTGGACTGAGCACAGTAAATGTGGTAATTCCTGCAGGTATCTGATCAGACCAGACCTTCTGTCACCAGTGTCTAACCAGGCCGGCGGGCGCAAGCCCAGCGCAGGGCCAGCGGAGGGACACAGATTTGACACACAGGACAGCACTCATCTATAAACACAATCACCACAGGCCACCAGCAGAACGAGAAGATGGGGAcattcttaggggccgttcacatatcacgcctaaaaacgcgtggaaaacgctaggcgcgccgctttctccttctttccaaagcgctcgggcagaagctctCCTGAGGCGTCtaccgttgctaagcaacaatgacgcgctctctccatgaagacgcggaaatttcagcaa from Carassius carassius chromosome 1, fCarCar2.1, whole genome shotgun sequence includes:
- the LOC132151707 gene encoding uncharacterized protein LOC132151707 isoform X3; the encoded protein is MATTAGRTALYMVPLQDELCLDPLPFSAEEFAKMPKVECRTCKTTMPLPVLYLHVKSCGGCTQSANDETTEDDDDDVKVVGEITRAVTPTAPASTPTPTTSIQTCSPTPTTSFEDEGQCPICLDTFSQTELPMHASVCGDSILQTLDYESSPPCGTPVQQHQGPDMKCPDDVLRLLARRVDDSKDFKICVSRTDFYQRAMVQWQRQKRGTPGNTLRVTFLGEAGVDTGAIRKEFLSDLIGEIEKHLFEHRGHQRGKSPIYSLSNLENGFFKTAGEVFSVSLAQGGPAPRFLRPWCFDYLSSGDLDESTLTIDDVDDAELYNLIKKVEEEETDLSAWNDQIIDCGFTGAIKPENKEAIIRSIVLHATLRLFPLLKQIRKGLEVYNFVDILENHSGLCHQFFVPDVDDDDKADADFIMQNILPKMSEKGSVRETYETAIINFLQDFLQEIESCEDNPDGDILPLTVPGVMQWLTGQGHKPLLMSELKEFKISLHFDHECMQRMPEHKICFPVVSACARKITFPTVHMGDYSSFKSVMLQAIQFDDGFNRI
- the LOC132151707 gene encoding uncharacterized protein LOC132151707 isoform X1, encoding MRVMDHRSFPGMFKKSKKKTPNPQIHVKATPWKPFAVSIYLMSSNTDTSPTPSEELELLQAGLGKRVITISSNVNHSDLCKLLEAEFPKMKSLTGGWLLYKAPGGNGRRKLTVVPPDSEGYTGSLLKMATTAGRTALYMVPLQDELCLDPLPFSAEEFAKMPKVECRTCKTTMPLPVLYLHVKSCGGCTQSANDETTEDDDDDVKVVGEITRAVTPTAPASTPTPTTSIQTCSPTPTTSFEDEGQCPICLDTFSQTELPMHASVCGDSILQTLDYESSPPCGTPVQQHQGPDMKCPDDVLRLLARRVDDSKDFKICVSRTDFYQRAMVQWQRQKRGTPGNTLRVTFLGEAGVDTGAIRKEFLSDLIGEIEKHLFEHRGHQRGKSPIYSLSNLENGFFKTAGEVFSVSLAQGGPAPRFLRPWCFDYLSSGDLDESTLTIDDVDDAELYNLIKKVEEEETDLSAWNDQIIDCGFTGAIKPENKEAIIRSIVLHATLRLFPLLKQIRKGLEVYNFVDILENHSGLCHQFFVPDVDDDDKADADFIMQNILPKMSEKGSVRETYETAIINFLQDFLQEIESCEDNPDGDILPLTVPGVMQWLTGQGHKPLLMSELKEFKISLHFDHECMQRMPEHKICFPVVSACARKITFPTVHMGDYSSFKSVMLQAIQFDDGFNRI
- the LOC132151707 gene encoding uncharacterized protein LOC132151707 isoform X2, with the protein product MARSFPGMFKKSKKKTPNPQIHVKATPWKPFAVSIYLMSSNTDTSPTPSEELELLQAGLGKRVITISSNVNHSDLCKLLEAEFPKMKSLTGGWLLYKAPGGNGRRKLTVVPPDSEGYTGSLLKMATTAGRTALYMVPLQDELCLDPLPFSAEEFAKMPKVECRTCKTTMPLPVLYLHVKSCGGCTQSANDETTEDDDDDVKVVGEITRAVTPTAPASTPTPTTSIQTCSPTPTTSFEDEGQCPICLDTFSQTELPMHASVCGDSILQTLDYESSPPCGTPVQQHQGPDMKCPDDVLRLLARRVDDSKDFKICVSRTDFYQRAMVQWQRQKRGTPGNTLRVTFLGEAGVDTGAIRKEFLSDLIGEIEKHLFEHRGHQRGKSPIYSLSNLENGFFKTAGEVFSVSLAQGGPAPRFLRPWCFDYLSSGDLDESTLTIDDVDDAELYNLIKKVEEEETDLSAWNDQIIDCGFTGAIKPENKEAIIRSIVLHATLRLFPLLKQIRKGLEVYNFVDILENHSGLCHQFFVPDVDDDDKADADFIMQNILPKMSEKGSVRETYETAIINFLQDFLQEIESCEDNPDGDILPLTVPGVMQWLTGQGHKPLLMSELKEFKISLHFDHECMQRMPEHKICFPVVSACARKITFPTVHMGDYSSFKSVMLQAIQFDDGFNRI